The sequence GAAGCTGCCTGTAAAGAAAAAAAGAGAAAGCTCGAAAAGGCTACAATGATGTCTTTAAAACTCGTTTAAAAACATTTCAAAATGTGCCCTGTAGAGATAAGTGCTGATTAATCAGCACTTTTTATTTTTGGTAATGGTAAAAATTAAAGTGATAGAGCCATAATCCGGATAATCGTCGCACTGTCATTGCGAGGCAGCAAAGCTGCACCATTAAACTCTACAATCTTAGTCTTAATTACAGTGATTTATGAGTTATAAAAGGTGACTGTGTCACCAATCCAAATAATATTATTACTATCTTTTTTTGGATTGCTTCGTCACTTCATTGCATTTCGTTCCTCGCAATGACACTAGGAAACTTTGATTTCTGAATATGTTCTATATCACTTTGTTTTATAACACTACCTTATTTTTAATACCAGCTCAATTATCTTGTATCATTAATAAATGGTTAAAAGCAGGGATGTTCTCAAAAATAATTAAAATATTAACTTAATCTTTTTGGCACAAAGAAAAAATACCAAATAATGAAGCCTATTGCCAAAATTCCTAATGTTGTGACTAAAATTTCCTGAGCATCCATTATACTTTCATCCTTCTTAGCCTTAAACTATTAGTTACTACTGAAACAGAGCTAAAAGCCATGGCAAAAGCCGCAATTGCAGGATTTAGCAGAACCCCGAAAATCGGATAAAAAACTCCTGCAGCTATTGGAATACCAAGCACATTATAGAAAAATGCAAAGAATAAGTTTTGTCTTATAGTATCTATGGTTTTTTTAGAAAGTTTTATTGCACTGGCTACACTTTGCAGGCTTCCACGGATGAGAGTAATATCAGATGACTCTATTGCTATATCAGTTCCGGTTCCAATTGCAATACCAATATTAGCCTGTGCAAGAGCAGGAGCATCATTAATTCCATCGCCTACCATTGCAATGATCTTGCCTTCCTCCTGGATTTTTTTAACCACATTTACTTTATCTTCAGGCAAAACCTCTGCCATAAATCTATCTACACCAGCCTGATGAGCTATAGCTTCAGCTGCTTTTTTATTATCACCTGTAACCATTATTATCTCAAGTCCCATAGACTTAAGTTCTGATATAGCCTGTTTAGAATCAGGTTTTATCGTATCTGCAATAGCAATAAAACCTTCTATTTTATTGTTTATTGCAATAAATATTGTAGTTTTACCCACTTCTGCAAGTTTGGAAGCTTTATCAAGATAAAAATCAAACTCAATTCCTTTATCTGTAAGAAGTTTTTGATTACCTACTAAAATTTGCTTACCATCAACAATAGCCTGAATCCCATGCCCTGGTTGCGCTGAGAATTCTGTAGGCTGAACCAGTAATATATTCTCTTTTTCAGCTTCTCTCACTATGGCAGCTGCCAGAGGGTGCTCGGAAACTTTTTCTGCTGAGGCCACATAATACAAGAATCTATTTTCATCCATATTAGTGAGCACGTCAGTAACCTCTGGCTCACCTTTTGTAATGGTACCTGTTTTATCTAGAATTATTGTCTGGATTTTATAAGCTGTCTCAAGACTGATTCCATTCTTAATTAAGATCCCATTTTCTGCTCCAAGGCCAGTTCCAACCATAATTGCAGTGGGAGTTGCAAGACCCAGAGCGCACGGGCATGCAATAATTAAAACTGCCACAAACGTTATGAGAGCAAAAGAAAGTCTTGTAGCCTCAGGTGCTATGATAAACCATACAACAAAGGTTATTATTGCAATTATCATAACTACAGGGACAAAATAACCACTTATAATATCAGCTAAACGTTGAATAGGTGCTTTTGACCCCTGAGCTTGTTCTACAAGCCTGATAATTTGTTGTAAAGTCGTATCTTTTCCAACC comes from Candidatus Melainabacteria bacterium RIFOXYA2_FULL_32_9 and encodes:
- a CDS encoding copper-translocating P-type ATPase, which produces MNEKYFEIYIENMSCASCAANIERRLNELSGIKEAYVNFGTGKASIKYDADTISVQEIIETINNFGYETITSTLELLISDMHCASCASKIEKSLNSSFGILSAGINLANKQATIVYIPQAICPGDIKNIIKDSGYTPKDIIFEEKEKEIAELEEKEYREQKRKFIFSLIFTLPIFIISMTMLEFSFRNWLLLLLSIPVIFWAGGQFYGGAYRAFINRSASMNTLIAVGTGAAFIYSLAATVVPELFVTAGTMPEVYYEVATIIITLILMGRMLEARARGRASSAIRRLIGLQPKTARVIYDDKEQDVPVEDLRVGDIIIVRPGEKIPVDGEVIKGSSSVDESMITGESLPVEKNVNDVVIGATINKTGSFKYKAIKVGKDTTLQQIIRLVEQAQGSKAPIQRLADIISGYFVPVVMIIAIITFVVWFIIAPEATRLSFALITFVAVLIIACPCALGLATPTAIMVGTGLGAENGILIKNGISLETAYKIQTIILDKTGTITKGEPEVTDVLTNMDENRFLYYVASAEKVSEHPLAAAIVREAEKENILLVQPTEFSAQPGHGIQAIVDGKQILVGNQKLLTDKGIEFDFYLDKASKLAEVGKTTIFIAINNKIEGFIAIADTIKPDSKQAISELKSMGLEIIMVTGDNKKAAEAIAHQAGVDRFMAEVLPEDKVNVVKKIQEEGKIIAMVGDGINDAPALAQANIGIAIGTGTDIAIESSDITLIRGSLQSVASAIKLSKKTIDTIRQNLFFAFFYNVLGIPIAAGVFYPIFGVLLNPAIAAFAMAFSSVSVVTNSLRLRRMKV